The following coding sequences lie in one Candidatus Cloacimonadaceae bacterium genomic window:
- a CDS encoding glycosyltransferase family 2 protein, translating into MNISFVIPVLNEQDSLIQLVDEILAQMPGYEYEIIFIDDGCRDKSFEIMSRMADANPHIRIVKFRRNFGKAAALQYGFNLASGDVVFTLDADLQDNPVEIPAFINKLNEGFDLVSGWKRKRRDPLYKVVPSRLFNFVTAKTFHLKLKDYNCGFKAYRAPVVKEISLYGEMHRYIPALAHSLGFRIAEIPVEHRARVHGKSKYGFERYLRGFFDLLTVKMVTQYIKSPLYLFGRIGLVSALLGSGLTLYLAVLKIFCNRPLSNRPLLFLGILLILAGLQFISMGLISELIINRVSPQLRLPLSVEKLVNIEANEST; encoded by the coding sequence ATGCCCGGCTATGAATATGAAATCATCTTTATCGACGATGGCTGCCGGGACAAGAGCTTTGAAATCATGAGCCGTATGGCAGACGCGAATCCACACATCAGAATCGTGAAGTTTCGCCGCAATTTTGGCAAAGCCGCAGCGCTACAATATGGATTCAACCTCGCGAGCGGGGACGTCGTTTTCACCCTGGATGCCGATCTGCAGGACAACCCTGTGGAGATTCCCGCTTTCATCAACAAACTAAACGAAGGCTTTGACCTCGTCTCAGGCTGGAAGCGCAAACGGCGTGATCCTTTGTACAAAGTGGTGCCTTCCCGGCTTTTCAATTTCGTGACCGCAAAAACCTTTCACCTCAAGCTCAAGGACTATAATTGCGGCTTCAAAGCTTACCGCGCACCGGTGGTGAAAGAGATCAGCCTCTATGGCGAGATGCACAGATATATTCCCGCGCTGGCGCACTCACTGGGTTTTCGTATTGCCGAGATCCCGGTGGAACACAGAGCCCGCGTCCATGGCAAATCCAAATATGGTTTCGAACGCTATTTGCGCGGTTTCTTCGATCTGCTCACGGTGAAGATGGTCACTCAATACATCAAGAGTCCGCTCTATCTCTTTGGCAGGATCGGACTTGTCTCTGCGCTTTTAGGCTCCGGCTTGACGCTTTATCTCGCAGTGCTCAAGATATTTTGCAACAGACCTTTATCAAATAGACCCCTGCTCTTTTTGGGCATCCTCTTGATCCTCGCCGGCTTGCAATTTATCTCCATGGGTTTGATCTCGGAATTGATCATCAACCGCGTTTCGCCACAGCTCCGCTTGCCACTCTCCGTCGAAAAACTCGTCAATATCGAAGCCAACGAAAGCACTTAA
- a CDS encoding ABC transporter permease: MNNTEKFFLSRYLKHPKRSLLRFSFVFMVLGIVLSVGILSAGLNLFEGYERALKSVLLDSFAHINVYSTGADYINSSELQSALTRLGNEPEIKSVSPVVSYSAMAYHEDKVRGAMLKGYLPDGANRFPFEDYVREGSTNLMNGYGIIGFYLAKELGLGIGDTLRVVYPQLDRLSPMGLHSSERRFIVSGLYHSGFYEFDRSIVICTVKDAQAMLFINNQVSHIEIRLKNKYISAADRISQKYDFILGDGLGAYPWTEINPSLFRLITMEKWLIFIIFSFLVLIAGINVISAVSALIYDKINEIAVLKTLGAPPKTIKRIMNYQISLVCTLSIIVGQLFGTLLSYLITKQSFYQLKGEVYFIDRIEIHVTPLNLFAVFLVASLLVTLCIRIPLRQIDRLQIMDLLRKP; the protein is encoded by the coding sequence ATGAACAACACGGAAAAGTTTTTCCTCTCACGCTATTTGAAGCATCCGAAACGAAGCCTGCTGCGTTTCAGCTTTGTCTTCATGGTGCTGGGGATAGTGCTTTCCGTGGGAATCCTCAGCGCGGGACTGAACCTCTTCGAGGGTTATGAACGCGCGCTCAAATCCGTGCTGCTGGATTCATTTGCCCATATCAACGTCTATTCTACCGGCGCTGACTACATCAATTCCTCAGAGTTGCAAAGCGCTTTGACCCGTCTGGGAAACGAGCCGGAGATCAAAAGCGTCTCTCCAGTGGTTTCATATTCAGCGATGGCATATCACGAGGACAAAGTGCGCGGAGCCATGCTCAAAGGCTATCTGCCCGATGGCGCAAACCGATTTCCCTTTGAGGACTACGTCCGCGAAGGCAGCACCAACTTGATGAATGGATATGGCATCATCGGTTTCTATCTGGCAAAAGAGCTGGGGCTCGGAATCGGGGACACCCTGAGAGTCGTCTATCCCCAATTGGACAGGCTTTCGCCGATGGGTTTGCATTCCAGCGAGCGGCGCTTCATCGTCTCCGGGCTTTACCATTCCGGTTTCTACGAGTTTGACCGCTCGATCGTGATCTGCACTGTCAAAGACGCCCAGGCGATGCTCTTTATCAATAATCAGGTTTCGCACATCGAGATCCGCCTCAAAAACAAATATATCAGCGCCGCCGACCGCATCAGCCAAAAGTATGATTTTATTCTGGGTGATGGGCTTGGAGCCTATCCTTGGACGGAAATCAACCCCAGTTTGTTTCGCCTGATAACGATGGAAAAGTGGCTGATCTTCATCATCTTCAGTTTTCTGGTGCTGATCGCCGGCATCAACGTCATCAGCGCTGTCTCTGCACTGATCTATGACAAAATCAACGAGATCGCAGTGCTGAAAACCCTTGGCGCACCGCCCAAGACGATCAAGCGTATCATGAACTATCAGATCTCCCTGGTCTGCACTCTCTCGATCATCGTTGGTCAGCTATTTGGCACGCTGCTCTCATACCTGATCACCAAACAGAGTTTCTATCAGCTCAAGGGTGAGGTCTATTTCATCGACCGCATTGAAATCCATGTCACGCCCTTGAATCTATTTGCCGTCTTTCTCGTCGCCAGCCTGTTGGTCACGCTTTGCATCCGCATCCCCCTGAGGCAGATCGACAGGCTGCAAATAATGGATCTTTTACGCAAACCCTGA